A stretch of the Nissabacter sp. SGAir0207 genome encodes the following:
- a CDS encoding tartrate dehydrogenase — MRHYSIAAIPADGIGPEVISAGIEVLRALERQRSDLRFTIETFDWGSDYYKQHGVMMPADGLETLKAFDAIFFGAVGAPDVPDHITLWGLRLPICQGFDQYANVRPTKILPGIVPPLRNCGPGDLDWVIVRENSEGEYSGHGGRAHRGLPEEVGTEVAIFTRTGVTRIMRYAFALAQSRPRKTLTVVTKSNAQRHGMVMWDEIAAEVAQEFPDVHWDKMLVDAMTVRMTLHPQSLDTIVATNLHADILSDLAGALAGSLGVAPTANIDPERRFPSMFEPIHGSAFDITGKGIANPVATFWTAAQMLIHLGEAEAAARLMQGVEHACARGILTPDVGGHATTAEVTQAVIAHIDATATQPATV; from the coding sequence ATGCGTCACTACTCTATCGCCGCCATCCCGGCGGACGGCATTGGCCCCGAAGTGATTTCCGCCGGCATCGAGGTGCTGCGCGCACTGGAGCGCCAACGTTCTGACCTGCGCTTCACCATTGAAACCTTTGACTGGGGTTCGGACTACTACAAGCAGCACGGCGTGATGATGCCAGCAGATGGGCTGGAGACGCTGAAAGCGTTTGATGCCATCTTCTTTGGCGCGGTCGGCGCGCCAGACGTGCCAGATCACATCACCCTGTGGGGGCTGCGGCTGCCCATCTGTCAGGGCTTTGACCAGTACGCCAACGTCCGCCCGACCAAAATCCTGCCCGGCATCGTGCCGCCGCTGCGCAACTGTGGCCCCGGCGATCTGGACTGGGTGATCGTGCGGGAGAACTCAGAGGGCGAGTACTCCGGCCACGGTGGCCGCGCGCACCGCGGCTTGCCGGAGGAGGTGGGCACCGAGGTCGCCATCTTCACCCGCACCGGCGTCACGCGCATCATGCGCTATGCCTTTGCGCTGGCGCAGTCACGCCCACGCAAAACGCTGACGGTGGTCACCAAGTCCAACGCCCAGCGGCATGGCATGGTGATGTGGGATGAGATTGCCGCCGAGGTGGCGCAGGAGTTCCCGGATGTGCACTGGGATAAGATGCTGGTGGACGCCATGACGGTACGGATGACGCTGCACCCGCAGAGTCTGGATACCATCGTGGCAACCAACCTGCACGCAGACATCCTCTCCGATCTGGCGGGCGCGCTGGCCGGTAGCCTTGGTGTTGCCCCCACCGCCAATATCGACCCGGAGCGGCGCTTCCCGTCGATGTTCGAACCCATCCACGGTTCGGCCTTCGACATCACCGGCAAGGGCATCGCCAACCCGGTCGCCACCTTCTGGACGGCCGCCCAGATGCTGATCCACTTGGGCGAAGCGGAAGCCGCCGCCCGCCTGATGCAGGGGGTCGAGCACGCCTGCGCCCGTGGCATCCTGACGCCGGATGTGGGCGGCCACGCCACCACCGCCGAGGTGACGCAGGCGGTGATTGCCCACATTGACGCCACCGCCACCCAGCCCGCCACCGTTTGA
- a CDS encoding APC family permease: MSNPTGLRKNTLGLFSLVFFVVAAASPLTGVVGGLPVAIFTGNGAGIPVIYIVACAILMLFSVGYIAMSRHVTDSGAFYTYISTGLGENWGASASVLALMAYFSIQAAVVSMLGFFTHLFLAQHLGWSLPWWMLSMAFTVIIWVLGIKRVEIGGKVLGVLMLAEVAIVLLTDIMLLVKKSGPLSLASFEPSVFMHGNLGIAFVFAIAAFIGFESTAIYAEECRDPKKTVPRATLCALLIITVFFCFTSWALVQAYGVGQIAEVARQDPGNFIFTITRHYVGQWAVDTMSVLLITSLFAAALAFHNNISRYIFSISRDGLIWKELCETHPTNGTPHKASHAHSMLLLLFLAGMGSANVDPMVHIFAFGSAIATLCIMVLQVGVSAAVIVFFRRTPRHGNSGWQVFWAPLLAMATMGVTVILMVNNLQLLSGSDSILVRFIPWLIAACAMAGYVMSLKRRVRA, translated from the coding sequence ATGAGCAACCCCACAGGTTTACGAAAAAATACCCTTGGCCTCTTCTCACTGGTCTTCTTTGTCGTCGCGGCGGCCTCACCGCTGACCGGCGTGGTGGGCGGCCTGCCGGTTGCCATCTTCACCGGCAACGGCGCGGGCATCCCGGTGATCTACATTGTCGCCTGCGCCATCCTGATGCTCTTTTCGGTGGGCTATATCGCGATGAGCCGCCACGTCACCGACTCCGGCGCTTTCTACACCTACATCTCCACCGGGCTGGGCGAAAACTGGGGCGCATCGGCCTCGGTGCTGGCGCTGATGGCCTACTTCTCCATTCAGGCGGCGGTGGTGTCGATGCTCGGCTTCTTCACCCATCTCTTTTTGGCGCAGCACCTGGGCTGGTCACTCCCTTGGTGGATGCTGAGCATGGCCTTTACCGTGATTATCTGGGTATTGGGCATCAAGCGGGTGGAGATTGGCGGCAAGGTACTGGGCGTGCTGATGCTGGCGGAGGTAGCGATCGTGCTGCTGACCGACATCATGCTGCTGGTGAAAAAGAGTGGCCCGCTGAGCCTCGCCTCCTTTGAACCCTCGGTGTTTATGCATGGCAACCTTGGCATCGCCTTTGTGTTCGCCATCGCCGCCTTTATCGGCTTTGAGTCCACGGCGATCTACGCCGAAGAGTGCCGCGACCCGAAAAAAACCGTGCCGCGCGCCACCCTCTGCGCGCTGCTGATCATCACGGTGTTCTTCTGCTTCACCAGCTGGGCGCTGGTACAGGCGTATGGCGTCGGCCAGATTGCCGAGGTGGCGCGGCAGGATCCGGGTAACTTTATCTTCACCATCACACGCCACTACGTCGGCCAATGGGCGGTGGACACCATGTCTGTGCTGCTGATCACCAGCCTGTTCGCCGCCGCGCTGGCTTTCCACAACAACATCTCGCGCTACATTTTCAGCATCAGCCGTGACGGCCTGATCTGGAAGGAGCTGTGCGAAACCCACCCGACCAACGGCACGCCGCACAAGGCCAGCCATGCGCACAGTATGCTTCTGCTGCTGTTTCTGGCGGGGATGGGCAGCGCGAACGTTGACCCGATGGTGCACATCTTTGCCTTCGGCTCGGCTATCGCCACCCTCTGCATCATGGTGTTGCAGGTGGGCGTCTCGGCTGCGGTGATCGTCTTCTTCCGCCGCACCCCGCGCCACGGCAACAGTGGCTGGCAGGTGTTCTGGGCACCGCTGCTGGCGATGGCCACAATGGGCGTGACGGTCATTCTGATGGTCAACAACCTGCAACTGCTGAGCGGCAGTGACTCCATACTGGTGCGTTTTATTCCGTGGCTGATCGCCGCCTGTGCGATGGCGGGCTATGTGATGTCATTGAAACGGCGGGTACGGGCGTAA
- a CDS encoding helix-turn-helix domain-containing protein: MTHAHPATPRAIHPEQPWFVLSAAQHYHYAASSHPAISHFYSFTVAESVNAALAIPDGCVDIVIDCDAPRPAARVCGTTLAARSAELVCGHRYFGVRFAPGVTPDFLDLVAGELVEREFSFLDVAPDARPVLEQIMQQGQFSQQVALFTLHFTHRLMRKTSPVTALTLHAMDQQKGNIRIDQLEGLTGYTCRTIQRQFRQDTGMSPKTFCRILRCQSALNTIHRQASISFSDLALDLGFSDQSHFLREFKRLVSATPVSYQRHIAHHAYAGRICYN; this comes from the coding sequence ATGACCCATGCCCACCCCGCCACGCCGCGCGCCATCCACCCGGAGCAACCCTGGTTTGTGCTGAGCGCCGCGCAGCACTACCACTATGCCGCCTCCAGCCATCCGGCGATTTCCCACTTCTACAGCTTTACGGTGGCGGAGTCGGTGAATGCCGCGCTGGCGATCCCGGATGGCTGCGTGGATATCGTGATTGACTGCGACGCCCCACGCCCGGCGGCGCGGGTGTGCGGCACCACGCTGGCGGCGCGTAGCGCGGAGCTGGTGTGCGGCCACCGCTACTTTGGCGTGCGTTTCGCGCCGGGCGTGACGCCGGATTTCCTCGATCTGGTGGCGGGGGAGCTGGTGGAGCGGGAGTTCAGTTTTCTGGATGTCGCGCCGGACGCGCGCCCGGTGCTGGAGCAGATCATGCAGCAGGGGCAGTTTTCGCAGCAGGTAGCGCTGTTCACCCTGCACTTCACCCACCGGCTGATGCGCAAAACCTCGCCGGTGACGGCGCTGACGCTGCACGCGATGGATCAGCAGAAGGGCAATATCCGCATTGACCAGCTGGAGGGGCTGACGGGCTACACCTGCCGCACTATCCAGCGCCAGTTCCGGCAGGACACCGGCATGTCACCGAAAACCTTCTGCCGGATTTTGCGCTGCCAGTCGGCGCTCAACACCATCCACCGGCAGGCGAGCATCTCATTTAGCGATCTGGCGCTGGATCTGGGGTTCAGCGACCAGTCGCACTTCCTGCGTGAATTCAAGCGGCTGGTCAGCGCCACCCCGGTGAGCTACCAGCGCCATATCGCCCACCACGCCTACGCCGGGCGCATCTGCTACAACTGA
- a CDS encoding tyramine oxidase subunit B — MTDTNIDFIYLSEQDMIRAGVTDMPACVDTMEEMFGLLYHGDYRMAGANNDSHGAMVTFPEHSPFPTMPKPTADRRLMAMPAYLGGNFCTAGVKWYGSNIANKEKGLPRSILMFTLNDADTGAPLAHMSANLLSAYRTGAVPGVGARHLARRDARVIGLSGPGVMGKTTVAAFIAVCPQLDTIQVQGRGQKSLDHFISWLNATYPQITTVRVVNTLEEVVRGADIVTYCSSGEVGDPATYPIVKREWVKPGAFLAMPALCNIDEGMEQPDVRKVLDNTGLYEAWFEEVPKPAHHTIPVIGVRFMDMVAEGKMTRDQLEDIGKIVAGEAPGRRNDEEIIIMSVGGMPVEDVAWGTVVYRNARAKGIGVTLNLWETPVLS, encoded by the coding sequence ATGACTGACACCAACATTGATTTTATCTACCTGTCCGAGCAGGACATGATCCGGGCTGGCGTAACCGATATGCCCGCCTGCGTCGATACCATGGAGGAGATGTTCGGCCTGCTCTACCACGGCGACTACCGCATGGCCGGGGCCAACAATGACTCGCACGGCGCGATGGTGACCTTCCCGGAGCACTCGCCGTTCCCCACCATGCCCAAGCCCACCGCTGACCGCCGCCTGATGGCGATGCCAGCCTATCTGGGCGGCAACTTCTGTACCGCTGGCGTCAAGTGGTATGGCTCCAACATCGCCAACAAGGAGAAGGGGCTGCCGCGCTCGATCCTGATGTTCACCCTGAATGACGCCGACACCGGCGCGCCGCTGGCCCACATGTCCGCCAACCTGCTCTCCGCCTACCGCACCGGGGCCGTGCCGGGCGTCGGCGCGCGGCATCTGGCGCGGCGCGATGCCAGAGTGATTGGCCTCTCTGGCCCCGGCGTGATGGGCAAGACCACGGTGGCCGCCTTCATTGCTGTCTGCCCGCAGCTCGACACCATTCAGGTACAGGGGCGCGGCCAGAAGAGCCTCGATCACTTCATCTCCTGGCTGAACGCCACCTACCCGCAGATCACCACGGTGCGGGTGGTCAACACGCTGGAGGAGGTGGTGCGCGGCGCGGACATCGTCACCTATTGCAGCTCCGGCGAGGTGGGTGACCCGGCCACCTATCCCATCGTCAAGCGCGAGTGGGTGAAGCCCGGCGCATTTTTGGCGATGCCAGCGCTCTGCAACATCGACGAGGGCATGGAGCAGCCCGACGTGCGCAAGGTGCTGGACAACACCGGCCTGTATGAGGCGTGGTTTGAGGAGGTGCCGAAGCCCGCGCACCACACCATTCCGGTGATTGGCGTGCGATTTATGGACATGGTGGCAGAGGGCAAGATGACGCGTGACCAGCTGGAGGACATCGGCAAGATTGTCGCTGGCGAGGCACCGGGCCGCCGCAACGATGAGGAGATCATCATCATGTCCGTGGGCGGGATGCCGGTCGAGGATGTCGCCTGGGGCACGGTGGTCTACCGCAACGCGCGGGCGAAGGGCATCGGCGTCACGCTCAACCTGTGGGAAACCCCCGTCCTGAGTTAA
- a CDS encoding RidA family protein gives MNPIIKVKTGSKFEEQASYSRIVAVENWIFVSNTAGRNPQTKEIPEDVLEQTRQVFANVEQALAAVDATLADVVFSRVYVQNPDDVPAVMDLVGEKFRGINPATTVTCPPLGSTLYKFELEVTAWRGASQAEVKEITVAL, from the coding sequence ATGAACCCAATCATCAAAGTCAAAACCGGCTCCAAATTTGAGGAGCAGGCGAGCTACTCCCGCATTGTAGCGGTCGAGAACTGGATCTTTGTCTCCAACACCGCGGGCCGCAACCCGCAGACCAAGGAGATCCCCGAGGACGTGCTGGAGCAGACGCGGCAGGTGTTCGCCAACGTCGAGCAGGCGCTGGCCGCGGTGGACGCCACGCTGGCGGACGTGGTCTTCTCCCGCGTCTATGTACAGAACCCGGATGATGTGCCAGCGGTGATGGATCTGGTGGGCGAGAAGTTCCGTGGCATCAACCCGGCCACCACCGTCACCTGCCCGCCGCTCGGCTCGACCCTCTATAAATTCGAGCTGGAAGTGACCGCCTGGCGCGGTGCCTCACAGGCCGAGGTGAAAGAGATCACCGTTGCCCTGTAA
- a CDS encoding FAD-binding oxidoreductase, whose amino-acid sequence MAPVIHPVQTSGRLPASTAVVIIGGGIVGLTAALALAERNIPVVVLEKGRLAGEQSSRNLGWVRKTSRLPEDIPLALAADRLWAALPERVGRDVGYRQAGIMFIAREEAQMAMHERWLQAAGPLGLDSRLLSRQEIAAKVPGGRAQWVGGIFTASDGRAEPTLASSAIAAAAMAKGAIILEQCAVRTLTTAAGRVSGVVTEQGEIRCDQVLLAGGLWSRRFLGNLGISLPTLPLICSVLRTKPMAGPTEIAVGAPDFSFRKHHDGGFIITQRGALDASLTLDHLLLGMKYLPQLRSQRDFLRISLGKNFLRDVALPRRWKASGRSPFERVRTLDPQVNPTLNQEALANLRAAWPVFERAEVEQAWAGTIDVTPDSNPVIGPVASLPGLTLATGFSGHGFGTSPAAGQLAADLVANQTPIIDPTPYRFDRF is encoded by the coding sequence ATGGCCCCTGTCATCCATCCTGTCCAGACCTCTGGCCGACTCCCCGCCTCCACGGCGGTGGTGATTATCGGCGGCGGCATCGTCGGCCTGACCGCGGCGCTGGCGCTGGCTGAACGCAATATCCCGGTGGTGGTGCTGGAGAAGGGCCGCCTCGCCGGGGAGCAGTCGTCGCGCAACCTTGGCTGGGTGCGCAAAACCAGCCGACTGCCGGAGGACATTCCGCTGGCGCTGGCCGCCGACCGCCTGTGGGCGGCGCTGCCGGAGCGTGTCGGCCGCGACGTCGGCTACCGGCAGGCGGGGATCATGTTCATCGCCCGTGAAGAGGCGCAAATGGCGATGCACGAGCGCTGGCTTCAGGCGGCCGGGCCGCTGGGGCTGGACTCCCGGCTGTTGAGTCGTCAGGAGATTGCGGCGAAGGTGCCGGGCGGGCGGGCACAGTGGGTCGGCGGCATCTTTACCGCCTCAGACGGGCGCGCCGAGCCAACGCTGGCCTCCAGTGCCATTGCCGCCGCCGCGATGGCGAAAGGGGCGATCATCCTTGAGCAGTGCGCGGTGCGTACCCTGACCACCGCGGCCGGGCGTGTCAGCGGCGTGGTGACGGAGCAGGGCGAGATTCGCTGCGATCAGGTGCTGCTGGCCGGTGGCCTCTGGTCGCGGCGTTTCCTCGGCAATCTCGGCATCTCCCTGCCGACGCTGCCGCTGATCTGCTCGGTACTGCGCACCAAACCGATGGCGGGGCCGACGGAGATCGCGGTGGGCGCGCCAGATTTCTCCTTCCGCAAACACCACGATGGCGGCTTTATCATCACCCAGCGCGGCGCGCTGGACGCCTCATTGACGCTGGATCACCTGCTGCTGGGGATGAAGTACCTGCCGCAACTGCGTAGCCAGCGCGATTTTTTGCGCATCTCGCTGGGCAAAAACTTCCTGCGGGATGTGGCGCTGCCGCGCCGCTGGAAGGCCAGCGGGCGCTCGCCTTTTGAGCGGGTGCGCACCCTCGACCCGCAAGTTAACCCGACCCTGAACCAGGAGGCGTTGGCTAACCTGCGTGCCGCCTGGCCGGTGTTCGAACGGGCGGAGGTGGAACAGGCGTGGGCCGGTACCATTGATGTGACACCGGACTCCAACCCGGTGATTGGCCCGGTGGCATCGCTGCCCGGCCTGACACTCGCCACTGGGTTCTCCGGCCACGGCTTTGGCACCTCACCGGCGGCCGGGCAACTGGCGGCAGATCTGGTCGCCAATCAGACGCCGATCATTGACCCCACGCCCTATCGCTTCGACCGCTTCTGA
- a CDS encoding nucleoside recognition domain-containing protein gives MNIIQIIMDAGRTAVDIALYTLVPVMVVMLILMKYLESLGVLARIINWTAPLLKPFGLTGLSLFALIQLNFVSFAAPVATLAMMERKGVSDRHLAATLAMLFAMGQANVLYPLTPMGLHWLAAILISVAGGLVAGAVTWHLLARKLPMKEVISPDDAEVHSPQKKGLISIINSGGSEAISLALGAIPMLILSMTVVGILKAAGMITLLEQALSPLLSTLHISTVLVMPTLVKCLAGGTAYLGVATDLLQSGKINAQMLNASTGWLVQTLDLPGLGIMLGAGFRVARVARFAIVGALVGIVVRGVLHMLLF, from the coding sequence TTGAATATCATACAGATCATTATGGACGCCGGGCGCACCGCCGTGGACATCGCCCTCTACACGCTGGTGCCAGTGATGGTGGTAATGCTGATCCTGATGAAGTACCTGGAGTCCCTTGGCGTGCTGGCCAGAATCATCAACTGGACAGCGCCGCTGCTAAAACCCTTTGGCCTGACCGGGCTGAGCCTGTTTGCGCTGATCCAGCTTAACTTTGTCAGCTTTGCCGCGCCGGTGGCGACGCTAGCGATGATGGAGCGCAAGGGGGTCTCTGACCGCCATCTGGCCGCCACGCTGGCGATGCTGTTTGCGATGGGGCAGGCCAACGTGCTCTATCCGCTGACGCCGATGGGGCTGCACTGGCTGGCCGCCATCCTGATTTCGGTGGCGGGCGGGCTGGTGGCCGGTGCGGTCACCTGGCACCTGCTGGCGCGCAAGCTGCCGATGAAGGAGGTGATCTCGCCAGATGACGCGGAGGTGCACTCGCCGCAGAAAAAGGGGCTGATCAGCATCATCAACAGCGGCGGCTCAGAAGCGATCTCACTGGCACTGGGCGCCATCCCGATGCTGATCCTCTCAATGACCGTGGTGGGAATTTTGAAGGCCGCCGGGATGATCACGCTGCTGGAGCAGGCGCTCTCGCCGCTGCTCTCTACCCTGCACATCTCCACCGTGCTGGTGATGCCGACGCTGGTGAAGTGCCTCGCTGGCGGCACCGCCTATCTGGGCGTCGCCACTGACCTGCTGCAAAGTGGCAAGATCAATGCGCAGATGCTCAACGCCTCCACCGGCTGGCTGGTACAGACGCTGGATCTGCCGGGGCTGGGGATCATGCTCGGCGCGGGCTTTCGCGTGGCGCGGGTGGCCCGCTTCGCCATCGTCGGCGCGCTGGTGGGCATTGTGGTGCGCGGCGTACTGCATATGCTGCTGTTTTGA
- a CDS encoding molybdopterin-binding protein translates to MPVSARNQLTGTVTALSSGAVNDEVEITLAGGDKLTAIVTSHSQQALGLQPGREVMALIKASWVMLASADCGLLFSARNHFTGEISRIEQGAVNANVKVKTDSGLELTAVITNESLEEMALESGKRVIALVKASSVLVAVKQ, encoded by the coding sequence ATGCCAGTATCAGCACGCAACCAATTGACCGGCACCGTCACCGCGCTCTCCAGCGGCGCGGTGAATGACGAAGTAGAAATTACGCTGGCGGGCGGCGACAAACTGACCGCCATTGTCACCAGCCACAGCCAACAGGCGCTGGGCTTGCAGCCGGGCCGCGAGGTGATGGCGCTGATCAAGGCGTCATGGGTGATGCTGGCGTCAGCCGACTGCGGGTTGCTGTTCTCTGCCCGCAACCACTTCACTGGCGAAATCAGCCGGATAGAGCAGGGCGCAGTCAATGCCAACGTCAAGGTGAAGACCGACTCTGGCCTTGAGCTGACCGCGGTGATCACCAATGAGAGTCTGGAGGAGATGGCGTTGGAGAGCGGCAAGCGGGTCATCGCGCTGGTCAAAGCGTCATCAGTGCTGGTAGCGGTCAAACAATAG
- a CDS encoding SRPBCC domain-containing protein, translating to MNAIIWPEDFVPGFTENFASNEVIVAGLTAQAVWPLLATPELWPTYYANSANPRFYDGKGPELAQDIRFYFETFGFPVEARVTEYVAPTAGEAGRVAWHGWAGEENTPERLDVHHAWLVEDLPGGRVRILTQETQRGKPAEALAATTPNPMINGHQAWLEGLVAAARAR from the coding sequence ATGAATGCCATTATCTGGCCGGAGGACTTTGTCCCTGGCTTTACCGAGAACTTTGCCTCCAATGAGGTGATTGTCGCTGGCCTGACCGCGCAGGCCGTCTGGCCATTGCTGGCAACGCCTGAGTTGTGGCCGACCTATTACGCCAACTCCGCCAATCCCCGGTTCTATGACGGCAAAGGGCCGGAGCTGGCGCAGGATATACGCTTCTACTTTGAAACCTTCGGCTTCCCAGTGGAGGCACGCGTAACGGAGTATGTCGCGCCCACCGCCGGTGAGGCGGGGCGCGTTGCCTGGCACGGTTGGGCTGGCGAGGAGAATACCCCGGAGCGGCTGGACGTACACCACGCTTGGCTGGTGGAAGATCTGCCGGGTGGCCGGGTGCGCATCCTGACGCAGGAGACGCAACGGGGCAAACCGGCGGAAGCGCTGGCTGCCACCACCCCCAACCCGATGATCAACGGCCATCAGGCGTGGCTGGAGGGTCTGGTGGCGGCCGCCAGGGCGCGGTAG
- a CDS encoding LacI family DNA-binding transcriptional regulator gives MSIQKIAQLAGVSVATVSRVLNNSASVKPQNRDRVMDAIRESNYQPNLLARQLRTARSSMVLVMVSNVANPFCADVVKGIEEEAEKNGYRILLCNSGSDTERSRSSLGLVSGKIVDGVITMDAFSHLSALTPLIGDAPWVQCAEYADSGDVSCVGIDDTDAAESVVRYLLARGRTRIALINHDLDYKYASLRQRGYLDELAAQGCQWQRIAYASDLSFSAGKAAMESLLQHDSPPDAVFAVSDTLAAGAMAAARQAGLRVPQDIAIAGFDGTDLAEMVSPPLTTVAQPSRAIGRKAFELLLHKIENPHATPQRVMMAWQLISRASA, from the coding sequence ATGTCTATCCAGAAAATCGCGCAACTGGCCGGGGTGTCAGTGGCGACCGTCTCCCGTGTGCTGAACAACAGTGCCAGCGTCAAACCCCAGAACCGCGACCGCGTGATGGATGCCATCCGCGAGAGCAACTACCAGCCCAATCTGCTGGCGCGCCAGTTGCGCACCGCCCGCAGTTCGATGGTGCTGGTGATGGTTTCCAACGTCGCCAACCCCTTCTGTGCCGATGTGGTCAAGGGCATTGAGGAGGAGGCGGAAAAGAACGGCTACCGCATTTTGCTGTGCAACTCCGGCTCCGATACCGAGCGCTCGCGCTCCAGCCTTGGGCTGGTCTCCGGGAAAATTGTTGATGGGGTGATCACCATGGACGCCTTCAGCCACCTGTCGGCGCTGACACCGCTGATTGGCGACGCGCCCTGGGTGCAGTGTGCCGAGTACGCGGACAGCGGCGACGTCTCCTGTGTCGGCATTGATGACACCGATGCCGCAGAGTCGGTGGTGCGTTACCTGCTGGCGCGGGGACGCACGCGTATTGCATTGATTAACCACGATCTCGACTACAAATATGCCAGCCTGCGCCAGCGCGGCTATCTGGATGAGCTGGCGGCACAGGGCTGCCAGTGGCAGCGCATCGCCTATGCCAGCGACCTGAGTTTCAGCGCGGGCAAAGCGGCGATGGAGTCACTGCTGCAACACGACTCGCCGCCAGACGCGGTGTTTGCCGTCTCTGACACGCTGGCGGCCGGGGCGATGGCGGCGGCGCGGCAGGCCGGGCTGCGTGTCCCACAGGACATTGCCATCGCCGGGTTTGACGGCACCGATCTGGCGGAGATGGTATCGCCGCCGCTCACCACGGTGGCCCAGCCGTCACGCGCCATTGGCCGCAAGGCATTTGAGCTACTGTTGCACAAGATTGAGAACCCGCACGCCACGCCACAGCGGGTGATGATGGCGTGGCAGTTGATCAGCCGCGCCAGCGCCTGA
- a CDS encoding sugar phosphate isomerase/epimerase produces MKTLKGPGIFLAQFIGGAAPADLAGIAAWAAGLGYRAVQIPCNHPQIFDLALAARSQTYCDEVTGLLASHGLVISELSTHLEGQLMAVHPAYESAFDTFAPAAVRGDRTRRSEWATQVLHQAAAASARLGLTAHATFSGSLAWPYLYPWPPHNAQLFEEAFRELARRWRPVLDAFDQHGVDLCYELHPCEDLHDGVTFERFLALLDNHPRCNILFDPSHLHLQQMDYLQFIDIYHARIKAFHVKDAEFTPNGRSGVYGGYQPWLARAGRFRSLGDGQIDFKGIFSKLAQYGYEGWAVLEWECCLKESEVGAREGAEFIRRHIIPVAERAFDDFAAGGHSAQQIRHQLGLGE; encoded by the coding sequence ATGAAAACACTCAAAGGCCCCGGCATCTTTCTGGCGCAGTTCATTGGCGGGGCCGCCCCAGCCGATCTGGCGGGCATCGCGGCATGGGCCGCCGGGCTGGGCTACCGGGCGGTGCAGATCCCCTGCAACCATCCGCAGATTTTTGATCTGGCGCTGGCGGCGCGCAGCCAGACCTACTGTGATGAGGTGACCGGCCTGCTGGCCAGCCACGGGCTGGTGATCAGCGAGCTTTCCACCCACCTTGAGGGGCAGCTGATGGCGGTGCACCCGGCCTATGAGTCGGCCTTTGATACCTTTGCCCCGGCAGCGGTGCGCGGTGACCGCACGCGTCGCAGCGAGTGGGCGACGCAGGTGCTGCATCAGGCGGCGGCGGCCTCCGCCCGGCTGGGGCTGACGGCCCACGCCACCTTCTCCGGCTCGCTGGCCTGGCCCTATCTCTACCCCTGGCCGCCGCACAACGCGCAGCTATTTGAGGAGGCGTTTCGCGAGCTGGCGCGCCGCTGGCGGCCAGTGCTGGACGCTTTCGACCAGCACGGCGTTGACCTCTGCTATGAGCTGCACCCCTGTGAGGATCTGCATGACGGCGTTACCTTTGAGCGCTTCCTCGCGCTGCTGGATAACCACCCGCGCTGTAACATCCTGTTCGATCCCAGCCACCTGCATCTGCAACAGATGGACTACCTGCAATTCATCGACATCTATCACGCGCGCATCAAGGCGTTCCACGTCAAGGATGCGGAGTTCACCCCGAATGGCCGCAGCGGCGTGTATGGCGGCTACCAGCCCTGGCTGGCGCGCGCCGGGCGCTTCCGCTCACTGGGCGACGGCCAGATCGACTTCAAGGGCATCTTCAGCAAGCTGGCGCAGTATGGCTATGAGGGCTGGGCGGTGCTGGAGTGGGAGTGCTGCCTGAAGGAGAGCGAAGTGGGCGCGCGTGAGGGCGCGGAGTTTATCCGTCGCCACATCATCCCGGTGGCAGAGCGGGCTTTTGATGATTTTGCCGCGGGTGGGCACTCGGCCCAGCAGATCCGCCACCAACTGGGGCTGGGGGAGTAA